The DNA sequence CCTGGCGCGCAACCACGTCCCGGTCGAACTGATCATCTCGTCGCACGGATGGCGGCTCCTCGAAACCGAGTCGGGGATCGCCGACGACGCGGGGCTCAAGGCGCGGACCGGCGGCGACTGGACTTCGATCACGGTCAACACCGATGACGATCGCGGTGCGCGACCGGCGTCAGGGTCGTATCGCACCGCGGGGATGGTGATCTGTCCCTGCTCGATGGGAACGGTCGCGGCGATCGCCGCCGGGACGTCGCGTTCGCTGGTCGAGCGTGCCGCCGATGTGATGCTCAAGGAGCGGCGCAAACTGATCCTTGTGCCGCGCGAAACGCCGCTGTCGCTGATCCACCTGCGCAATCTCACGACCGTGACCGAAGCGGGTGCCGTCGTGATCCCGGCCGCGCCCGGCTTCTACCATCGTCCCACGACGATCGATGAACTCGTCGATTTCATCGTGCAGCGCGTGCTCGATCAGCTGGGACTCGACATCGCCGTCGCGCCGCGCTGGCAAGGCTGACATGCGACTCGGCATCATCAGCGACACCCACGGGTTGCTGCGCCCGCAGGTGTTCGATCTCTTCGCGGGCGTCGATCACATCTTCCACGCCGGCGACGTCGGCACGCTCGACATTCTCACGGAGCTCGAGGCGATTGCGCCGCTAACCGCGGTATATGGCAACATCGACGGCGGCGATCTGCGGGCCCGGCTGCCGAGAGTGGCGCGTGTCGAACTCGACGGTTTCATCATCGTCGTGACGCACGGCGACCAGGTCGGTCGCGGAGTGCCGAGCGACGCGCTGCACGAACTCTTTCCCGATGCCGACATTCTGATCCACGGACACACCCACATCCCCAAGCTCGAGCTGGTCGACGTGGTGGTGACGGTGATGAACCCGGGTGGTGCGGGGCCGCGGCGATTCGACCTTCCCGCGTCGGTGGGGATCATGGAACTGGAGCCCGGGATTCCCCCGCGCGGGCGGCTGGTTCCGCTCACCGCCGCCGACGAGGACTGACGGCACATCCCGGCGTCAGTGCCACCCTTCCAGCGGCGACGTGCGCCGCCACGCCTCGGGGTGGTTCCGGAACCACGACATCACCAGCAGGCGTTCGTGCAGCCGCTCGGCGTCGACGCGCTCGATCGGCGCGAGCGGCTTCTCGAGCTCTGCCGTCACGACGCCGGCGAACATCTCGCGCTCGAGCGGCGACACCGGATCGGGAAACGACGCGCGGACCTCGCCGCACCGGATCAGGTAGATCCGATCGTCGCCCTGCGCTCCCGGATCGCGGTACGCGAAGGTGAGGAGTTCGAGTGCCGCGCGGGCGCGTGTTGTCGCGGCCAGCAGCCATTCGAGCGCCTCGAATTTCTCGCGCCAGCGCACCGCGCCCTCAAAATCGGCGGCGTCCGACCTCGTGGTCATCTCGTGCACGACGCGGTCGACCGGTTGCACGGCGCGCCCTTCGCAGAAATCCGCCGCCGAATCGACCCGTTCGCGGTATTGCCATTCGGCCACGAGGCCGGCGCATGGACCGAGGCAGGTCTTGAAGTCGTAGCGCGCGCAGGCGGCGCGGCGCGGCTCGCTGAAGAGCTCGCCCTGCTCGGCGTAGTGGACCGGCATGTCGGCACGGCAGTCGCGGAGGCCGAGCAGGTCCGACAGGACGCGCGCGGCGAGGTGCGTGCGCATCGGCGACGGGAGCGGCCCGTACGTCCGCCCCCGCAGCCGCTCGGGGGTGCTGGTCGCCACGAGGCGCGGGGCTGCTTCGTCGGTGAGGACCAGGAAAGCGTGACGCCGCGCCCGGTTCATCGCGACGTTGAACGGCGGGCGGTGCTTGCGGATCAGCCGCAATTCGGCGAGCGACGCTGCGAATTCGCTCGGCGCATAGTCGAACGCGATGTCGCTCGCGGCGTGCAGGATCCTCGCCTGCTTGTCGTCGGGATAGGCGGCGCGGAAGTAGGTCAGGAGCCGGGTACGCAGCGCCTTCGCCTTGCCGGCATAGAGGACCCGGCCGCTTGCGTCGAGCATCCGGTAGGTGCCGGGACGGTCCTCGGCGAGCCGCTGGACGCGGAATCGAAGGGCGGGCAGGTCGGTTGCGGGAAGCGCCAGCGCGAGCGTGGACACGGCTGCAATTTAGGTCTGGCACCGCCAGCAGAACACCGTGCTCCGGCCGTCGATCGAATGGGTTGCCGCGAGACGCGTCCCGCAGACCACGCACCGCTCCCCTTCGCGGCCATACGCGACGATCTCCAGCTGGAAATTTCCCGGCTCGCCGCGGCCGGTGACGTAGTCGCGGAAGGTCGTTCCCTCGCTCGCGATCGCTGCCGCAAGGATCCGACGTACATCGTGGTACAGCACGATCAACTGAGGGCGCGGCACGTCGCTGGCCGGCTTCGACGGATCGATGCGCGCGGCGAAGAGCGCTTCGTTGGCGTAGATGTTTCCGACCCCGACGACCGCGCGCTGGTCCATCAGCACCTTCTTGATCGGTGATCGCGAGCGGCTCATCCGGTCGGCGAACTGCTCCGCGGTGAATTCCGGGTCGAGCGGCTCGGGGCCGAGTCGCGCCTGGTACTTGTCCCATGCCGCCGGCGTCAACCATCGCAATGTTCCGATCCGCCGTACGTCGCGATACACCAGGATCGCACCGTCGTCGAGGCCGCAGCACAGCACGGCATACTTCGCTTCGGCCGGAGTCAGGGCGCGATCGTAGCGGAGCAGCGCGCCGGTCATCCCCGGCTGGACCGCAAGGATGTTCGTGTCGGTATGGATCAGCGCGTGCTTGGCGCGGCGCGTCACAGCCGTAATCTGCCGCCGCCGCAATTCCCGCAGCAGCAGTGTGCGCGAGACGGCTTCCAGCAGATCATCGTGCGACAGCGTGGCCGACACGATCGTCCGGCCGACGAGGTGCGGCCGCAGCTGGCGAACGATCGTGTCGACTTCGGGGAGTTCGGGCACCCCGGGAAAGATAGGGCGCCCCGGTCGTCACTTCCCCCGCGCGCTGCTCAGGACGAACTGGTTCCCTTCGCTGTCCTTGAATTTCGCGAACGTCCCCCACAGCA is a window from the Gemmatimonadales bacterium genome containing:
- a CDS encoding flavin prenyltransferase UbiX, producing the protein MSQRPVVLAITGASGAPYGVRLLELLARNHVPVELIISSHGWRLLETESGIADDAGLKARTGGDWTSITVNTDDDRGARPASGSYRTAGMVICPCSMGTVAAIAAGTSRSLVERAADVMLKERRKLILVPRETPLSLIHLRNLTTVTEAGAVVIPAAPGFYHRPTTIDELVDFIVQRVLDQLGLDIAVAPRWQG
- a CDS encoding metallophosphoesterase family protein, producing MRLGIISDTHGLLRPQVFDLFAGVDHIFHAGDVGTLDILTELEAIAPLTAVYGNIDGGDLRARLPRVARVELDGFIIVVTHGDQVGRGVPSDALHELFPDADILIHGHTHIPKLELVDVVVTVMNPGGAGPRRFDLPASVGIMELEPGIPPRGRLVPLTAADED
- the mutM gene encoding bifunctional DNA-formamidopyrimidine glycosylase/DNA-(apurinic or apyrimidinic site) lyase translates to MPELPEVDTIVRQLRPHLVGRTIVSATLSHDDLLEAVSRTLLLRELRRRQITAVTRRAKHALIHTDTNILAVQPGMTGALLRYDRALTPAEAKYAVLCCGLDDGAILVYRDVRRIGTLRWLTPAAWDKYQARLGPEPLDPEFTAEQFADRMSRSRSPIKKVLMDQRAVVGVGNIYANEALFAARIDPSKPASDVPRPQLIVLYHDVRRILAAAIASEGTTFRDYVTGRGEPGNFQLEIVAYGREGERCVVCGTRLAATHSIDGRSTVFCWRCQT